The segment CTGCCTGCATTTTGTGATTTGTATATCAGTGGTAAGAACCCTGAACGAGTTGAAGGTCCTAAAAGATTCCAATGTGTTGACATTTTGCATTTCTGCAGGTTTATGTGAGGCTTTCAGTATTCTAGGGTTGCTGCATTTCTTATGTTCGTGTATGTTCTGCTGCTTGGATTCAGCATGTATTCCCAACCCAAGAATTATAAATGAGTCAAGGTTAAGACGTTATGTAAGGATATTTTCAGTGTCTTCTGTGCAGCTATAATTCAAACTGGTTGTGTATTTAAAACCATTATTGAACTATTTTAATAGTGATATTAAAGCATATTTTGCATATGATCTGTTTACCTAGTGACCAACACAAGGCCACAGCAGCTCCTCATTACAAAGGTGAAGCAGTTTGGTGGCTCCTCCACCTTCACAAAGAGGACCCAGTGGACGGTGGAGAAGCTCCGCCAGGTCAACGGCATCAACCCCAACAAGGTCAGCCCTATCCAACATTCTGCTATTAACAGCAGTAGGATATATATGGTTAATGTCTCCTAAATGCGTTCTCCGGCCTGTCTCCTGCTCCCCTAGGACTGCCCGGAGTTTGACCTGGTGTTTGACGGGGCTGTGGACCAATGGGTGGCTAGCTCCTCGGCAGAGAAGTGTCTCTTCGTCCAGATCCTGTACCATGCCTGCAAGACCTACTGGGAAGGAAAAGTAGGAAGTCTGGGAAAAGTGGTCCGCCAGAGGAGTCAGAGCGCCCCCCTCGAGGTGGGAGCCGGGCCCAGCGTCCCCTCACCGGTCTCTGCACCCAGAACCCTGCAGTCCAGGAGGAAGAGCTACGCTCCTCCCAGACAGACAGAGTTCATCAACTGCCAACCCAAACTCACAGCAGGTAGACTGAAACATATATAAATGTACACTGATAAAACCTCTGAAAACCTGtatcacggtacgtccacacagcagctttaaacaaatcttccaatgcttccaacgcttctctgcccattgactttgaatggggatgacgtcactttgcctcgcttttcaccgaactgcattgtgggggagcgaagcgaagatttccaggattttcaggattcaaaagttgagcaatgttcaacttttgaagctgagctagaagcgtcagccaatcaaatcctgtttatgcaaatatgacagtacaagcgctagccaatcaaaccacgtgtattctgggagaaccagaccgcagatCATTTCCTCaaattccaaacgagaaattacggtagcaaatcacccggttctttacgaccagaactattaacgggatacaaactggaggaaccaggcatggagggaggtggcagagacagtgggtggaactggtagggtttcgcctgtttggggagtttatatatatatatatatatatatatatatattgctcgcataaaatccccaggttttttgctttgtatgtcgggggcaggagattcatgtgattggttgttggtcgcgttgctcccaaaaaatccccaagctgtcagacacgcccagctccaagattttttcaaagctgctgtgtggacgtactgtTAGGTtcattgaaagcaataatatcaaGTTGAACCAACCTAATATAGATGTGTGAAATCTGGTGACATAATACATTCaattaaagtcaacggttcATTTTCTTTCAGTGTAGAGGTTTGCATTACATGTAGTTTATGCACTGAACAAACTGAAACGTtaattttaattaaatgtattatgtcaacagtttcacataactgtattaggttggtTCAACTTGATAttgttgctttcaactaacctaatacagtcatgtgaaatgtgttgacatacaacattaaattaaagtcaacatttcagttttctCAGTGTATAAATGGACAAATACAAAACAAGTTCTAAACTAACAGttgtttttaatgtatctgTTGGTTATTTACCCAACTAATCAATACAAAAAGGACATTTGAGTTTGTCAGTGTAAAGGTTTGCGATACTTACGATGAAGTTCATAT is part of the Pseudochaenichthys georgianus chromosome 24, fPseGeo1.2, whole genome shotgun sequence genome and harbors:
- the stxbp6l gene encoding syntaxin binding protein 6 (amisyn), like isoform X2, which codes for MSIQSAINKELFTPRDERMLVAVEVSRRKRKRMSFLPTGAGGDYNTFICVSVTNTRPQQLLITKVKQFGGSSTFTKRTQWTVEKLRQVNGINPNKDCPEFDLVFDGAVDQWVASSSAEKCLFVQILYHACKTYWEGKVGSLGKVVRQRSQSAPLEVGAGPSVPSPVSAPRTLQSRRKSYAPPRQTEFINCQPKLTAEACTMNLVIFRCKVFMNRLKNRMVANKSRSPARGQPGQRVTGSTLGNVVHRMNVALGERGDKLSHAEDKTVELMHKAQQFADTAHTLALKYSK
- the stxbp6l gene encoding syntaxin binding protein 6 (amisyn), like isoform X1 gives rise to the protein MSIQSAINKELFTPRDERMLVAVEVSRRKRKRMSFLPTGAGGDYNTFICVSVTNTRPQQLLITKVKQFGGSSTFTKRTQWTVEKLRQVNGINPNKDCPEFDLVFDGAVDQWVASSSAEKCLFVQILYHACKTYWEGKVGSLGKVVRQRSQSAPLEVGAGPSVPSPVSAPRTLQSRRKSYAPPRQTEFINCQPKLTAAEACTMNLVIFRCKVFMNRLKNRMVANKSRSPARGQPGQRVTGSTLGNVVHRMNVALGERGDKLSHAEDKTVELMHKAQQFADTAHTLALKYSK